From a single Miscanthus floridulus cultivar M001 chromosome 8, ASM1932011v1, whole genome shotgun sequence genomic region:
- the LOC136468814 gene encoding uncharacterized protein At2g29880-like, whose amino-acid sequence MEKDKKSGRGYVAWNDDMDKILLDTFVEYYNKGDKSQNGWKPHVYTAAIKNIREKCRKEVTKDNILSRSKTFDKHHSIINGMLGTSGFGWDSNKNKISVDSDAVWEAYVEMWYFQ is encoded by the exons ATGGAGAAAGACAAAAAGTCTGGCAGGGGTTATGTTGCTTGGAATGATGATATGGACAAGATACTACTGGACACTTTTGTGGAGTACTATAACAAGGGTGATAAATCTCAAAATGGATGGAAGCCCCATGTTTACACTGCAGCCATAAAAAATATCCGTGAGAAGTGCCGAAAGGAAGTCACAAAAGATAACATCCTGTCAAGAAGCAAGACGTTTGATAAACATCACTCTATCATCAATGGTATGCTTGGCACTAGTGGGTTTGGTTGGGATTCGAACAAAAACAAGATTTCTGTTGATAGTGATGCTGTTTGGGAGGCATACGTTGAG ATGTGGTATTTTCAGTAG
- the LOC136471490 gene encoding early nodulin-93-like, translating into MAGRSFLIRSPKEEESDAAVREAVLLGAKNAAIAGTVVAVPTLVGCRVLPWAKVNLNYTAQALIISAACIAGFFITADKTILRNARQNTIGKLDKST; encoded by the exons ATGGCCGGCAGGAGCTTCCTGATTCGTTCCCCCAAGGAGGAGGAGTCCGACGCCGCCGTCAGAG AGGCTGTACTACTGGGAGCAAAGAACGCCGCAATAGCTGGTACTGTGGTGGCGGTTCCCACG TTGGTTGGCTGCCGTGTTCTTCCTTGGGCTAAGGTGAATCTCAACTACActgcacaagcactcatcatatcTGCAG CCTGTATCGCCGGCTTCTTCATCACTGCTGACAAAACCATTCTACGGAACGCACGACAAAACACCATCGGGAAGCTTGACAAGTCAACTTGA